In Diaphorobacter ruginosibacter, the genomic stretch GCCCCAGCAAAGAAGGCCGCTCCAGCGAAGAAGGCTGTGGCTGCAAAGAAGGCTGCACCGGCGAAGAAGGCCGCTGCTCCAGCCAAGAAGGCCGCTGCCAAGAAGGCAGTAGCAAAGAAGGTTGTGGCGAAGAAGGCTGCACCCGCCAAGAAGGCTGCTGCTCCTGCGAAGAAGGCCGCACCTGCCAAGAAGGCTGCTGCTCCAGCGAAGAAGGCTGCACCTGCCAAGAAGGCCGCTGCTCCTGCGAAGAAGGCTGCACCTGCCAAGAAGGCTGCTGCTCCTGCGAAGAAAGCTGCACCCGCCAAGAAGGCTGCTGCTCCTGCGAAGAAGGCTGCTGCACCGAAGAAGCCTGCTGCAAAGAAGGCCGCTGCAAAGAAGGCTGCAGCAAAACCTGCCGCTGCCCCTGCTGCTGCACCCGCAGCACAGACCACGCTGAACCCACAGGCTGCGTGGCCTTTCCCTACAGGCGCCAAGCCCTAAGCCATGGGAGTCAGCGCAGCGCCTTGATGCTGCTGCGCCCGCCCATCCAAAGCCCGATGCCTGCGCATCGGGCTTTTTTCAT encodes the following:
- a CDS encoding histone H1 codes for the protein MATAKKPAAKKAAPAKKAPAAKKAAAPAKKAVAAKKAAPAKKAAAPAKKAAAPAKKAVAAKKAAPAKKAAPAKKAVAAKKAAPAKKAAAPAKKAAAKKAVAKKVVAKKAAPAKKAAAPAKKAAPAKKAAAPAKKAAPAKKAAAPAKKAAPAKKAAAPAKKAAPAKKAAAPAKKAAAPKKPAAKKAAAKKAAAKPAAAPAAAPAAQTTLNPQAAWPFPTGAKP